One window of the Hoplias malabaricus isolate fHopMal1 chromosome Y, fHopMal1.hap1, whole genome shotgun sequence genome contains the following:
- the LOC136679522 gene encoding lysophosphatidic acid receptor 6-like has protein sequence MHNNSSDCNMTNVRYPLFKITYSLVLALGLPLNLTALWMFVRRIGLRKSVPVIYMTNLALSDLLFILTLPFRIMYFYMGCWTLGDVACMIPGTLFTVNIYSSSFFIMLVSVDRMLAVAYPLRSRHIRTQTVAWVSCLTVWLVTGAMAVPVALNHRSNFDNSCNVYRCFENYNEKNWPVIFYILCTATIVGVFIPFCIIVGCTVMVVRQLRGMAETSTETCTSSQRIVKMVWLLLSNLLIYAICFFPFHVVTILYALYKLKYLQYDYLTVQSITLCLASTNSCLDPLVFYFSTRNLQRKGSIDIQKREPRTSQSYYPISLKGVPNDEG, from the coding sequence ATGCACAACAATTCCAGCGACTGCAACATGACAAATGTGAGGTATCCTCTCTTCAAAATTACCTACAGCCTGGTGCTGGCCCTGGGGCTTCCTCTCAATTTGACTGCTCTCTGGATGTTTGTACGCAGAATAGGCCTGAGGAAATCTGTTCCTGTCATTTACATGACCAACCTGGCACTGTCCGACCTGCTCTTCATACTCACCTTGCCCTTCCGCATCATGTACTTCTACATGGGTTGCTGGACACTTGGAGATGTGGCCTGCATGATTCCGGGAACATTATTTACAGTCAACATCTACTCCAGCTCCTTCTTCATTATGTTGGTCAGCGTTGACCGCATGTTAGCTGTGGCATACCCGCTGCGCTCCCGGCACATACGCACCCAGACCGTGGCCTGGGTCTCCTGCCTGACTGTGTGGCTGGTCACTGGTGCAATGGCTGTACCTGTGGCCCTAAATCACAGGAGCAACTTTGACAACAGCTGCAATGTGTACCGCTGCTTTGAGAACTACAATGAAAAAAACTGGCCGGTTATCTTCTACATTCTTTGTACCGCCACTATTGTAGGGGTTTTCATTCCTTTTTGCATCATCGTGGGCTGCACTGTGATGGTTGTCCGGCAGCTGCGGGGCATGGCAGAGACCTCTACAGAGACCTGCACTTCCTCTCAGAGAATTGTGAAGATGGTATGGCTCCTTCTGTCCAACCTGCTGATTTATGCCATCTGCTTCTTCCCCTTCCATGTTGTCACTATCCTCTATGCCTTGTACAAGCTTAAATACCTGCAGTATGATTACTTGACCGTCCAATCCATCACCTTGTGTCTGGCGAGTACAAACAGCTGCCTGGACCCACTGGTCTTCTACTTCAGCACCAGGAATCTGCAAAGGAAAGGCTCAATCGATATTCAGAAAAGAGAGCCAAGGACATCCCAATCCTATTACCCCATTTCTCTGAAAGGAGTACCTAATGATGAAGGATGA